In Prevotella sp. oral taxon 475, one DNA window encodes the following:
- a CDS encoding SusC/RagA family TonB-linked outer membrane protein has protein sequence MTRKEKHGMCSKRLCMALLLMLSFGFGGRCLAQITLKMQGATLGAVIQKIQSQQHYQFFYDDALAQLPVNAIDVNNEKVEKVLELLLKGKGVNYKVIDNVVYLKQKERKPAEKQAAEKKKITGRVLDESGQPMTGVTISVKGTTDRAVTDIDGNYTLYTAEGSPVLLFSYLGYRSKEVKAAHLTTVNTTLDVDSKALDEIVVTALGIKREKKMLGYAVQDIKSEVLNTTGDPSVTSALEGKVAGVQMNTASTGLGGSTKITIRGNSSLTDNNQPLWIVDGVPFSDEQTSTASAYGGYDRGGTSFDINPEDIESISVLKGPNAAALYGSRAGNGVILVTTKKGSHKGGFGVNYSGSFTWSKVAQVLPMQNLYGQGSSGKIGYHLDSNGDPIDINSEQAFGPRFDGHQEVDWAGGRKPYLYDGDKLRNYFKTAFSQFHTVAVGNATDKSHFRLSVGFNDNKGLFKDETLDKLSIDLNAGTTVNKYLSIDGKVSLSRMKASNRPLAGLNGEVAQLLLIPGNVRLADLRDYCTSDTHLHRNWFGPDQHYSNPYYVRKRFRNSDERWRAFGYYSANLNLAAWLKFNAKYSFDYYRTRIQTCDLGLADQAITTPTQSWQEKLTNDYMQHSEENHFEHNLSLMFMGDQLLSEKFRLGYTLGSNTMYLKYESFSGGVEDMLDKNNWIYNTGRRLVDGGNNGYNRAMYSAFASAQLAFDEYLSLDLTARNDWSSTLPRQNNSFFYPSASLSYVFSDFMKSTGHALPAWMTFAKARLSLAQVGKDPSPYNLYNTRKFVFEGGIRKPLVNTIKMNNNLKPEIKTSYEAGVDMKFLDNRLGFDFTYYYNVTKNQSMLVDAAAPWSQQWVNAGKITNSGVELMIYSTPVKTRHFTFNLNLNLAHNRSIVKELADGVNRIYFSGDPNMPVRVGAVAGGRLGDIYANNLIKRDARGNIVVDAHGLPQPETGNGNLEQHLLSHPIGNIQPDLLMALTPSFVYRGIHLSAMFDIKVGGDVVSVSEGMATAVGTSQRTAYRGEYKEINGVKDFYMVVPGVKEDGSVNDIPVSAQTYYSTIGLYKSQKGYAEEFVHDASYIKLKELSLGYSLPQTLLRRTPFAAVKLSFVARNLCFLMKRTPGNPDGGYDTSMFSQALDFAAVPYTRTFGLSIEAKF, from the coding sequence ATGACACGAAAAGAAAAACATGGGATGTGCAGCAAAAGGCTGTGCATGGCTCTGCTCTTGATGCTTTCCTTCGGATTCGGAGGACGGTGTCTGGCACAAATCACCCTGAAAATGCAAGGTGCGACTCTTGGTGCGGTGATTCAAAAAATCCAATCGCAACAACACTATCAGTTTTTTTACGACGATGCGCTCGCCCAACTCCCGGTAAATGCCATCGACGTCAACAACGAAAAGGTAGAAAAGGTGCTCGAACTCCTACTCAAAGGCAAGGGCGTGAACTATAAAGTGATAGACAACGTTGTCTATCTGAAGCAGAAAGAACGTAAACCTGCCGAAAAACAAGCGGCGGAAAAGAAAAAGATAACGGGCCGGGTGCTCGACGAGAGCGGACAGCCGATGACCGGTGTCACCATCAGCGTGAAGGGAACGACAGATCGTGCCGTGACTGACATCGACGGAAACTATACCCTCTACACGGCAGAAGGTAGTCCTGTGCTACTGTTTTCCTACCTCGGATATCGCTCGAAGGAAGTGAAGGCCGCCCATCTCACTACCGTCAACACCACGCTCGACGTCGACTCGAAGGCTTTAGATGAAATCGTGGTGACGGCCTTGGGCATCAAACGCGAAAAGAAAATGCTGGGATATGCCGTTCAAGACATCAAAAGCGAGGTGCTCAACACCACCGGCGACCCGTCGGTCACCAGTGCCTTAGAGGGCAAAGTGGCGGGTGTACAGATGAATACGGCCAGCACCGGACTGGGCGGCTCTACCAAAATCACTATCCGCGGCAACTCTTCGCTCACCGATAACAACCAACCGCTCTGGATCGTAGACGGTGTTCCCTTCAGCGACGAGCAGACTTCTACGGCCTCTGCCTATGGCGGCTACGACCGTGGCGGCACTTCTTTCGACATCAATCCCGAAGACATCGAATCCATCTCGGTGCTCAAAGGCCCCAATGCAGCGGCTCTATACGGATCGCGAGCAGGCAATGGCGTCATCCTTGTCACCACGAAGAAGGGCTCGCACAAAGGAGGTTTCGGCGTGAACTATAGCGGTAGTTTCACTTGGAGCAAGGTGGCGCAGGTTCTCCCGATGCAAAATCTCTACGGACAGGGCAGCAGCGGCAAGATCGGCTACCATCTCGACAGCAACGGCGACCCTATCGACATCAATAGCGAACAGGCCTTTGGGCCACGGTTCGACGGACACCAGGAAGTGGACTGGGCAGGCGGCAGAAAACCTTATCTCTACGATGGCGACAAACTGAGAAACTATTTCAAAACGGCTTTCTCGCAGTTTCACACCGTGGCCGTGGGCAATGCCACCGACAAATCTCACTTCCGGTTGTCTGTAGGCTTCAACGACAACAAAGGTTTGTTTAAAGACGAAACCTTGGACAAGCTCTCCATCGACCTGAATGCGGGCACGACGGTGAACAAATATCTCTCCATCGACGGTAAGGTTTCGCTCTCTCGGATGAAAGCCAGCAATCGACCGCTGGCGGGTTTGAATGGCGAAGTGGCGCAGCTGCTGCTCATTCCGGGCAATGTTCGCCTCGCCGACCTGAGAGATTACTGTACGTCCGACACTCATCTGCACCGCAACTGGTTCGGTCCCGACCAGCATTACTCCAATCCTTACTACGTGAGAAAACGCTTCCGCAACAGCGACGAACGCTGGAGAGCTTTCGGCTACTACAGTGCGAACCTCAATCTGGCGGCCTGGTTGAAGTTCAACGCCAAATATTCTTTCGACTATTATCGCACCCGCATTCAAACCTGCGACCTCGGACTGGCCGATCAGGCCATCACAACGCCCACGCAGTCGTGGCAGGAAAAACTCACCAACGACTATATGCAGCACAGCGAGGAAAACCATTTCGAACACAACCTCTCGCTGATGTTCATGGGCGACCAACTGCTTTCTGAGAAGTTCCGACTGGGCTACACGCTCGGTTCGAACACGATGTACCTGAAATACGAGTCGTTCAGCGGTGGCGTGGAAGACATGCTCGACAAAAACAACTGGATTTACAACACCGGTCGACGTTTAGTAGACGGCGGAAACAATGGTTATAACCGCGCTATGTACTCGGCTTTTGCCTCGGCACAGCTGGCCTTCGACGAATATCTCTCGCTCGATCTCACCGCCCGCAACGACTGGTCGTCCACCCTGCCCCGGCAAAACAACTCGTTCTTCTACCCTTCGGCGAGCCTCAGCTACGTGTTCTCCGACTTTATGAAGTCCACAGGCCATGCTCTGCCTGCCTGGATGACGTTTGCCAAGGCACGTTTGTCGCTGGCACAGGTGGGAAAAGACCCCAGTCCGTACAATCTTTACAACACTCGCAAGTTCGTTTTCGAAGGGGGCATCCGCAAACCGCTGGTCAACACCATCAAGATGAACAACAACCTGAAGCCCGAAATCAAAACCTCATACGAGGCTGGTGTTGATATGAAATTCCTCGACAACCGTTTGGGCTTCGACTTCACCTATTATTATAACGTCACCAAGAACCAATCGATGCTCGTCGATGCTGCTGCACCCTGGTCGCAGCAGTGGGTCAACGCCGGAAAAATCACCAACTCGGGCGTCGAACTGATGATCTACTCCACTCCCGTGAAGACCCGTCACTTCACTTTTAACCTCAACCTCAATCTGGCTCACAACCGTTCTATCGTCAAAGAACTGGCCGACGGCGTGAACAGAATCTACTTCAGCGGCGACCCGAATATGCCCGTGCGCGTCGGAGCTGTGGCCGGCGGCAGACTCGGAGACATCTATGCCAACAACCTCATCAAACGCGATGCCCGCGGAAACATTGTCGTAGATGCTCACGGACTGCCTCAACCCGAAACCGGAAACGGTAATCTCGAGCAACATCTCCTCAGTCATCCCATCGGAAACATTCAGCCCGATCTGCTCATGGCACTCACACCCTCGTTCGTTTACCGCGGCATCCACCTCTCGGCGATGTTCGACATCAAGGTGGGCGGCGACGTTGTATCCGTCTCCGAAGGCATGGCCACGGCTGTAGGAACCTCGCAGCGCACGGCCTATCGCGGTGAATACAAGGAAATCAACGGCGTGAAAGACTTCTACATGGTCGTTCCCGGCGTAAAAGAAGACGGATCGGTGAACGACATCCCCGTGAGCGCGCAAACCTATTACTCCACCATCGGACTCTATAAATCGCAGAAAGGCTACGCCGAAGAGTTCGTTCACGATGCCTCTTACATCAAGCTCAAAGAACTCTCCCTGGGCTACAGTCTGCCACAAACCCTTCTGCGTCGCACACCTTTTGCCGCCGTGAAACTCTCTTTCGTAGCACGCAACCTCTGCTTCCTGATGAAGCGCACGCCCGGAAACCCCGATGGCGGATACGACACCAGCATGTTCTCTCAAGCACTCGATTTCGCCGCTGTGCCCTACACCCGCACCTTCGGCCTCTCCATCGAAGCAAAATTCTGA
- a CDS encoding SusD/RagB family nutrient-binding outer membrane lipoprotein, producing MKHHFLLRTILSATVVLTAAGCYDLDELSRSPYELPDKGSSSQEKPKVEDNTKYADINIDFVISKEDSAELKTKLTDAPSRFRNFLYEGYYNDYQLTTNLTHDIYGGFVANNQPKHAGKAPDYNYSDGWSGTRWRHFYDERTGEYRDLLRAFKFNPTPARYRNMFYITRIYYVFLALANTDTYGAMPFREYVRARVPQTNNVAYDTQAQVYDAMFRLLEQATDSINPEDATQYKIDRDDICYFGDTYKWLRFANTLRLRMALRISNIDPARAKTEAEAALNNRYGLMTSNADNMQTVPKYAPAALGGMDAGGSENALAMCSVAFNGESVMSYDLEQYYRNLSTGGGTYRIKTGRTSYQTKTIDPRCLVCWYRGGMTSLTLADSKESLRDDFRGCHRGAQAPDISMSTLAYSLTRTHAKPNSRDLDPNYWFNYARPTVWLSYAESLFLKAEAVLRGWTAEGLKLSVEEYFRAGIQASMDYYMIPQPSAQSYINGLKSLTSGTFTSGNREQILEAIITQKWMALFPNGNEAWAEFRRTDYPRLENQLTNRSGGDIPEGKTIKRIYYPNSENSNRQFSQNPDLVKSNRQSARLWWDVADTNDDAGQHLQPNNFR from the coding sequence ATGAAACACCACTTCCTACTCCGCACCATCCTCTCTGCCACCGTCGTGCTCACGGCCGCCGGTTGCTACGACCTCGACGAACTGAGCCGAAGTCCTTACGAACTGCCCGACAAAGGCTCCTCCTCGCAAGAGAAACCCAAGGTAGAGGATAACACCAAATACGCCGACATCAACATCGACTTCGTCATCAGCAAAGAAGATTCGGCCGAACTCAAGACCAAACTCACCGACGCCCCCTCGCGCTTCCGCAACTTCCTTTACGAGGGCTACTACAACGACTACCAGCTCACCACCAACCTCACCCACGACATCTACGGCGGATTCGTCGCCAACAACCAACCCAAGCACGCCGGAAAAGCCCCCGACTACAACTACAGCGACGGATGGTCGGGCACCCGCTGGCGGCACTTCTACGACGAGCGAACCGGCGAATACCGCGACCTCCTGCGCGCCTTCAAGTTCAACCCCACCCCCGCGCGCTACCGCAACATGTTCTACATCACCCGCATCTACTACGTCTTCCTGGCCCTGGCCAACACCGACACCTACGGAGCCATGCCCTTCCGCGAGTACGTTCGTGCCCGCGTGCCGCAGACCAACAACGTGGCCTACGACACCCAGGCCCAAGTTTACGACGCCATGTTCCGCCTCCTCGAGCAAGCCACCGACAGCATCAACCCCGAAGACGCCACCCAATATAAAATCGACCGCGACGACATCTGCTACTTCGGCGACACCTACAAGTGGCTCCGCTTCGCCAACACCCTCCGTCTTCGCATGGCGCTGCGCATCTCCAACATCGACCCCGCCCGCGCAAAAACCGAAGCCGAAGCAGCCCTCAACAATCGGTACGGCCTCATGACCAGCAACGCCGATAACATGCAAACCGTACCCAAATACGCCCCGGCCGCCCTTGGCGGAATGGATGCCGGCGGAAGCGAAAACGCCCTGGCCATGTGCAGCGTAGCCTTCAACGGCGAAAGCGTCATGAGCTACGACCTCGAACAATACTACCGCAACCTCAGCACCGGCGGCGGAACCTACCGCATCAAAACCGGGCGCACCAGCTACCAAACCAAAACCATCGATCCCCGTTGCCTCGTCTGCTGGTATCGCGGCGGAATGACCAGCCTCACCCTGGCCGACTCCAAAGAAAGCCTCCGCGACGACTTCCGCGGCTGCCACCGAGGCGCACAAGCCCCCGACATCTCCATGAGCACCCTGGCCTACAGCCTCACCCGAACCCACGCCAAACCCAACTCGCGCGACCTCGACCCCAACTACTGGTTCAACTACGCCCGGCCCACCGTTTGGCTCAGCTACGCCGAAAGCCTCTTCCTCAAAGCCGAAGCCGTTCTGCGCGGATGGACGGCCGAAGGCCTCAAGCTCAGCGTCGAAGAATACTTCCGCGCCGGCATCCAAGCCTCGATGGACTATTACATGATTCCGCAGCCCTCGGCCCAGTCCTACATCAACGGGCTCAAGTCGCTCACCTCGGGAACCTTCACCAGCGGCAACCGCGAGCAAATCCTCGAAGCCATCATCACTCAAAAATGGATGGCCCTCTTCCCCAACGGCAACGAAGCCTGGGCCGAATTCCGCCGCACCGATTACCCCCGCCTCGAAAACCAACTCACCAACCGATCCGGAGGCGACATCCCCGAGGGAAAGACCATCAAGCGCATCTACTATCCCAACTCCGAGAACAGTAACCGACAATTCAGCCAGAACCCCGATCTGGTCAAATCCAATCGGCAGTCCGCCCGCCTCTGGTGGGACGTAGCCGACACCAACGACGATGCCGGGCAACATCTACAGCCCAACAACTTCCGATAA
- a CDS encoding DUF6261 family protein yields MNEKDLLKMVIIERCSYKHFSNALHVQYHREAYQLISAIDKKKLHLTDGLLQLWKNHIDLEIQQNNEATGSVHTAKMASIDAERDKVLVHLFGLVRAMISSPEKSLSEAAQQVHIIFKPYYGIHREGCEAESGHIVGLLEDTRKCQAELTTLGLAPVIGKLRDLNQDYERISAIRRKEIAQAILPSASQVRPDTDKAFECVCQHIQAAYLYAATADDEKLIADMVAHLNQTSADFNTTYRASVAHRKIAAKKKPQGEKKKPQEAAPDAQEWRKALEPLLRQYEEENGFSPGALALTGQQKITPQGVAYELSVKDTGQTLWVVQKEDRICRYTD; encoded by the coding sequence ATGAACGAGAAAGATCTACTCAAAATGGTGATCATTGAACGTTGCAGCTACAAGCATTTCTCCAATGCGCTCCATGTGCAATATCATCGCGAGGCCTACCAACTCATTTCTGCTATCGATAAGAAGAAACTCCATCTTACGGATGGCCTTCTGCAATTATGGAAAAACCATATCGACTTAGAAATACAGCAAAACAATGAAGCTACTGGTTCTGTCCACACCGCTAAAATGGCTTCGATCGATGCCGAGCGTGATAAAGTGCTCGTGCACCTCTTCGGCTTGGTGCGCGCCATGATCTCCTCGCCCGAGAAGAGCCTCAGCGAAGCGGCCCAGCAGGTGCACATCATCTTCAAACCCTACTACGGTATTCATCGCGAGGGTTGTGAAGCCGAAAGCGGCCACATCGTCGGACTGCTGGAAGACACCCGCAAATGCCAGGCCGAACTCACGACGCTGGGGCTGGCACCCGTCATCGGAAAGCTCCGCGACTTGAATCAAGACTATGAACGAATAAGCGCGATACGCCGAAAAGAAATCGCTCAAGCCATTCTGCCCAGTGCTTCACAGGTTCGGCCCGATACCGACAAAGCTTTCGAGTGCGTTTGTCAGCATATACAAGCCGCCTACCTCTATGCCGCCACGGCAGACGACGAAAAACTCATTGCCGACATGGTGGCCCACCTCAACCAAACCTCGGCCGACTTTAATACCACCTATCGCGCCAGTGTGGCTCACCGAAAAATCGCGGCAAAAAAGAAGCCTCAAGGCGAGAAAAAGAAACCCCAGGAGGCTGCGCCCGATGCCCAGGAGTGGCGCAAGGCTCTTGAGCCGTTGCTCCGTCAGTATGAAGAGGAGAATGGCTTCTCGCCCGGCGCGCTGGCCTTAACCGGTCAGCAGAAAATCACTCCGCAGGGCGTGGCCTATGAGCTGAGCGTCAAAGACACGGGGCAAACGCTGTGGGTGGTTCAGAAAGAAGACCGAATATGTCGATATACAGATTAG
- the alaS gene encoding alanine--tRNA ligase codes for MMTANEIRESYKRFFEQRGHKIVPSAPMVIKDDPTLMFTNAGMNQWKDIILGTADPEPRRRADSQKCLRVSGKHNDLEEVGHDTYHHTMFEMLGNWSFGDYFKREAIDYAWEYLVDVLHLDPADLYVTVFEGSPEEGIARDDEAAACWAKHLPATHIIDGNKHDNFWEMGDTGPCGPCSEIHLDSRSPEEKQQTPGQDLVNKDHPQVIEIWNIVFMQFNRRSDGTLDKLPMHVIDTGMGFERLVRALQGKTSNYDTDIFQPVIQEIARLSGKSYGKDEKIDVAMRVVADHLRAVAFSIADGQLPGNAKAGYVIRRILRRAVRYAYTFLDQKSAFIYKLLPVFIREMGEAYPELQAQRELIGRVIKEEEDSFLRTLEKGIGLLNDEMSRLRAEQKTTLDGRQAFRLFDTYGFPLDLTELICRENGFSVDAQQFDAEMQQQKQRARNAAVVENSDWTVLHEGEQTFVGYDYTEYECRILRYRQVTQKKSSHYELVLDHTPFYGEMGGQVGDSGVLVNEEETIDILDTKRENNQSIHIVKNLPKNPSAPFMACVDTDKRAASAANHTATHLLDYALKQVLGPHVEQKGSLVSPDTLRFDFSHFQKVTDEELRQVERLVNELIRQDLPLDEHRNLPLDQAREMGAVALFGEKYGDTVRVVRFGPSCEFCGGIHAASTGRIGFFKITSESSVAAGIRRVEALTGSRCEEAIYLLEDTLRDVRSFFNNAKDLKAVVERYIQEHDAMRKDLERLSAQAVERLKAQLLEHAQTVGELRVVKAVLPIEADQAKNLVFKLREAMPQQLVCVIGSTAGEKPLLSIMLSDDVVKAHQLNAGTIVREAAKLIRGGGGGQPHYATAGGKDLDALPAAVDKAIEEILHLS; via the coding sequence ATGATGACAGCGAACGAAATACGCGAATCCTACAAGCGATTCTTCGAGCAGCGAGGCCACAAAATCGTTCCCTCGGCTCCGATGGTGATTAAAGACGACCCCACATTGATGTTTACCAACGCCGGTATGAACCAGTGGAAAGACATCATTCTCGGCACGGCCGACCCCGAACCTCGCCGTCGCGCCGACTCGCAGAAGTGCTTGCGCGTGAGCGGTAAGCACAACGACCTCGAGGAAGTAGGCCACGACACCTATCACCACACCATGTTCGAGATGTTGGGCAACTGGAGCTTCGGCGACTACTTCAAACGCGAAGCCATCGACTATGCCTGGGAATATCTCGTCGACGTTCTCCATCTCGATCCCGCCGACCTCTACGTCACCGTCTTTGAAGGCAGCCCAGAAGAAGGCATCGCCCGCGACGACGAGGCCGCTGCCTGTTGGGCCAAGCACCTACCCGCTACCCATATCATCGACGGCAACAAGCACGACAACTTCTGGGAGATGGGCGACACCGGCCCCTGCGGTCCGTGCTCCGAGATACACCTCGACTCCCGTTCTCCCGAAGAGAAGCAGCAAACGCCCGGACAGGATCTCGTCAACAAAGACCATCCCCAGGTGATCGAAATCTGGAACATCGTCTTCATGCAATTCAATCGTCGCTCCGACGGCACGCTCGACAAACTTCCCATGCACGTCATCGACACCGGCATGGGTTTCGAACGCCTCGTCCGCGCTTTGCAAGGCAAAACCTCCAACTACGACACCGACATCTTCCAGCCCGTCATACAAGAAATCGCGCGCCTCTCGGGAAAATCCTATGGGAAGGACGAGAAGATCGATGTCGCCATGCGCGTCGTTGCCGATCACCTCAGAGCCGTAGCCTTCTCCATTGCCGACGGTCAGTTGCCCGGCAACGCCAAGGCCGGCTACGTCATCCGCCGCATTCTGCGCCGCGCCGTACGCTATGCCTACACCTTCCTCGACCAGAAATCGGCCTTCATCTACAAGCTTCTCCCCGTCTTCATCCGGGAGATGGGCGAGGCCTATCCCGAGTTGCAAGCCCAACGCGAGCTCATTGGTCGCGTCATCAAAGAAGAAGAGGATTCCTTCCTGCGAACCCTGGAGAAGGGAATCGGACTACTCAACGACGAGATGAGCCGACTCAGAGCCGAGCAGAAAACCACCCTCGACGGTCGGCAAGCCTTCCGTCTCTTCGACACCTACGGCTTCCCCCTCGATCTCACCGAGTTGATCTGTCGGGAGAACGGCTTTTCTGTCGATGCCCAGCAGTTCGATGCAGAGATGCAACAGCAAAAACAGCGGGCTCGGAACGCCGCCGTTGTCGAGAACTCCGACTGGACCGTGCTGCACGAGGGCGAACAAACCTTCGTGGGCTACGACTACACCGAGTACGAATGCCGCATCCTGCGCTACCGACAGGTCACCCAGAAGAAGAGCAGCCACTACGAGCTCGTGCTCGACCACACCCCGTTCTACGGAGAGATGGGCGGACAGGTGGGCGACAGCGGTGTGCTCGTCAATGAAGAAGAGACCATCGACATCCTCGACACCAAGCGCGAGAACAACCAAAGCATCCACATCGTCAAAAACCTCCCGAAGAACCCCTCGGCACCCTTCATGGCCTGCGTCGACACCGACAAACGTGCCGCCAGCGCCGCCAATCACACCGCCACCCACCTGCTCGACTACGCCCTCAAGCAAGTGCTCGGCCCGCACGTTGAGCAGAAAGGCTCGCTCGTCTCGCCCGACACCTTGCGCTTCGACTTTTCCCACTTCCAGAAAGTCACCGACGAGGAGCTCCGCCAGGTAGAGCGGCTCGTCAACGAGCTCATCCGGCAAGACCTGCCGCTGGACGAACACCGCAACCTGCCCCTGGACCAAGCCCGCGAGATGGGAGCCGTAGCCCTCTTTGGCGAGAAGTATGGCGATACGGTGCGCGTGGTGCGCTTCGGTCCCAGCTGCGAATTCTGCGGAGGAATCCACGCCGCCTCCACCGGGCGCATCGGCTTCTTCAAGATCACGAGCGAGAGCAGTGTGGCCGCCGGCATCCGCCGTGTGGAAGCCCTCACGGGCAGCCGTTGCGAAGAGGCCATCTATCTGCTGGAAGACACGCTACGCGATGTGCGCAGCTTCTTCAACAATGCCAAAGACCTGAAGGCAGTGGTGGAACGCTACATCCAAGAGCACGACGCCATGCGCAAAGACCTCGAACGCCTTTCGGCCCAGGCTGTGGAACGTCTCAAGGCCCAGCTCCTGGAACATGCCCAGACGGTGGGCGAGCTGCGGGTGGTGAAAGCCGTTCTGCCCATCGAAGCCGACCAGGCCAAAAACCTCGTCTTCAAACTGCGCGAGGCCATGCCCCAGCAATTGGTGTGCGTCATCGGTTCGACGGCCGGCGAGAAACCTCTGCTCAGCATCATGCTCAGCGACGACGTCGTCAAGGCCCATCAGCTCAACGCCGGAACCATCGTGCGCGAGGCAGCCAAGCTCATCCGGGGTGGCGGAGGCGGTCAGCCTCATTATGCCACAGCTGGCGGCAAAGACCTCGACGCTCTGCCGGCTGCGGTAGACAAAGCCATCGAAGAAATTTTACATCTTTCATAA
- a CDS encoding MerR family transcriptional regulator codes for MVLKTDRNFKLYYSIKEVAEMIGVNESTLRYWETELPQLKPKTTATSKIRQYTERDIELLRNIYTLVKIRGFKIAAARKMIHENREGTDRSSEVLNTLVTVREDLQALKRELEGLV; via the coding sequence ATGGTGCTCAAGACGGACAGAAACTTCAAGCTGTATTATTCGATTAAGGAGGTAGCCGAGATGATCGGGGTGAACGAGAGTACGTTGCGCTACTGGGAAACAGAACTCCCGCAGCTGAAACCGAAAACGACTGCGACCTCGAAGATCAGACAATACACCGAGCGAGACATCGAACTGCTTCGCAATATCTATACACTGGTGAAGATTCGGGGCTTTAAGATTGCCGCGGCACGAAAGATGATTCATGAGAATCGCGAAGGGACCGACCGAAGTAGCGAGGTGCTCAACACACTGGTCACTGTTCGCGAAGACCTTCAAGCCCTGAAACGAGAACTCGAAGGTCTGGTGTAG
- the trxB gene encoding thioredoxin-disulfide reductase produces the protein MMTREHTRCLIVGSGPAGYTAAIYAGRANLNPVLYCGMQTGGQLTQTTEVENFPGYPQGVDGNQMMLDLRQQAERFGADIRDGELVKADFSKKPYVLTTDRGLEIEAESVIIATGASAKYLGLPDEEKYSGQGVSACATCDGFFYRKKVVAVVGGGDTACEEAIYLSGLCSKVYMIVRKPYLRASDVMKRRVEQNEKIEVLYEHNTLGLYGENGLEGAHLVKRMGQTDEQRYDLPIDGFFLAIGHKPNTDIFKEWLDLDEVGYIKTLDGTPKTNLEGVFAAGDCADSVYRQAVVAAGSGCKAALEAERYLASLNG, from the coding sequence ATGATGACAAGAGAACATACCCGCTGTCTGATCGTGGGCAGTGGACCGGCTGGCTACACTGCGGCCATCTATGCGGGCCGCGCCAACCTCAATCCCGTGCTTTACTGCGGAATGCAAACGGGCGGACAGCTCACGCAAACCACAGAAGTGGAAAACTTTCCGGGCTATCCTCAAGGTGTAGATGGCAATCAGATGATGCTCGACCTGCGCCAACAGGCCGAACGATTCGGAGCCGACATCCGTGACGGAGAACTCGTCAAGGCAGACTTCAGCAAGAAACCTTACGTCCTGACAACCGACCGCGGACTCGAAATCGAGGCCGAATCCGTTATCATCGCCACCGGAGCATCAGCCAAATACTTAGGCTTGCCCGACGAAGAGAAGTATAGTGGGCAGGGTGTTAGTGCCTGTGCTACGTGCGATGGCTTTTTCTATCGCAAGAAGGTGGTGGCTGTTGTTGGCGGCGGAGATACGGCTTGCGAAGAGGCCATCTATCTGTCGGGCCTTTGCAGTAAGGTGTATATGATTGTGCGTAAGCCTTATCTGCGCGCCTCAGACGTGATGAAGCGTCGTGTAGAGCAAAACGAGAAGATAGAAGTGCTTTACGAACACAACACGTTAGGCCTCTACGGAGAGAATGGTCTTGAGGGTGCACATCTCGTCAAGCGAATGGGGCAGACCGACGAGCAACGCTATGATTTGCCCATCGATGGCTTCTTCCTCGCCATCGGTCACAAACCCAATACCGACATCTTCAAAGAATGGCTCGATTTGGACGAGGTGGGCTACATCAAAACCCTCGACGGAACGCCCAAAACCAATCTCGAGGGTGTATTTGCGGCGGGCGATTGCGCCGATTCGGTCTACCGTCAGGCTGTCGTAGCTGCCGGTAGCGGATGCAAAGCTGCCCTCGAGGCCGAACGGTATTTGGCCAGTCTGAATGGATAA
- a CDS encoding glutathione peroxidase, with the protein MKTVYDFSVKDRKGGEVSLREYANEVILIVNTATKCGFTPQYEELEALYKKYHAQGFTILDFPCNQFGQQAPGTDESIHEFCKLTYGTEFPRFKKIKVNGEDADPLYQYLKEQKGFVGWNPNHKLTPVLEEMLSKEDPDYKEKSDIKWNFTKFLVDKKGLVVARFEPTEDLKNVAKQIEALL; encoded by the coding sequence ATGAAAACAGTATATGATTTCTCTGTTAAAGACAGAAAAGGCGGCGAAGTTTCTCTTAGAGAATATGCCAACGAGGTGATTCTGATCGTGAACACCGCTACGAAGTGCGGTTTCACGCCGCAGTATGAAGAGTTGGAGGCCCTCTACAAGAAATACCACGCACAGGGTTTTACCATTCTCGACTTTCCCTGCAATCAGTTTGGGCAGCAGGCACCGGGAACAGACGAGTCGATTCACGAGTTTTGCAAGCTGACCTACGGCACGGAGTTTCCCCGCTTCAAGAAAATTAAGGTGAACGGAGAGGATGCCGATCCGCTGTATCAGTATCTGAAAGAACAAAAAGGCTTTGTCGGTTGGAACCCGAATCACAAACTCACGCCGGTGCTCGAAGAGATGCTCTCGAAAGAAGACCCTGACTATAAAGAGAAATCTGACATCAAATGGAACTTCACTAAGTTTCTTGTCGACAAAAAAGGACTTGTCGTGGCCCGCTTCGAACCCACAGAAGATTTGAAGAACGTGGCAAAACAAATCGAAGCATTGCTGTAA